The following proteins are co-located in the Chlorogloeopsis sp. ULAP01 genome:
- a CDS encoding TonB-dependent siderophore receptor — MILETAQGEKLQVTNRSEGNNFIADISNAQLRLPSGEAFTFRSQKPSSGITEITVINVDINTVRVTVVGENALPNVELFDDDAGLVFGITAAATAQNPTPPLPLPLPRGGEGEGSEQPTVQQDEPIELVVTGEQDSYRVPDTSVGTRIDTPLRDIPQSIQVVPQQVLRDRQARSITDGLENVSGITPISPGSAGSRDNFSIRGFENYGNSLVNGIPDDILSDSGFVNVERLEVLKGPASVLYGEGALAGTINFVTKQPLRDPFYEISATIGSFNDYQGTIDLTGPLNDSKTALYRFIAGYRSAETFVDFNEFTKLSIAPSLSLSLGQNTDLVLEGDVNRMERNNQQPNGLPAVGTVLPNPNGEVRRSFNSVGPVEDKVTVVGRVGYRFEHRFNENLRLRNAFRYRFYDSDERGVTIIPTSLAADNRTLNRRAIIGSQFYDNYYLDTNLLGEFSTGSIGHQLLFGFSLSRNTSDLSFENNIFSVAPVDIFDPVYDNTVVPTGIPNFSSFTTRDTLGIYLQDQITLAENLKLLLGGRVDFFEERTTNRLVGEETSQSDTAFSPRVGIVYQPIQPISLYASFARSFTPTIGISATGEAFQPERGTQYEIGIKADITDRLFANLAFYDLTRSNVTTTDPDNPNFSVQTGEQNSQGIELDINGEILPGWNIIGGYAYNDARVTKDNTIPEGNRLFSAPEHSFNLWTTYRIQKGDLQGLGFGLGFYYVGERAADLANTLELPSYFRTDAAIFYEREQFRAALNFRNLFDVEYYTSRFGSGTLVAPGEPFTVQGTIS; from the coding sequence GTGATTTTAGAAACAGCACAAGGGGAGAAACTGCAAGTTACAAATCGCAGTGAAGGTAATAATTTTATTGCAGATATATCTAATGCTCAGTTGCGTTTACCATCGGGAGAAGCCTTCACATTCCGCTCCCAAAAGCCAAGTTCGGGAATTACAGAGATAACAGTTATAAATGTTGATATAAATACTGTGCGAGTGACGGTGGTAGGTGAGAATGCTTTACCAAACGTTGAGTTATTTGATGATGATGCAGGGTTGGTTTTTGGTATAACTGCTGCTGCAACAGCACAAAACCCCACCCCTCCCCTTCCCCTCCCCTTACCAAGGGGAGGGGAAGGGGAGGGGTCAGAACAACCGACAGTACAGCAGGATGAGCCGATTGAATTGGTAGTGACGGGGGAGCAAGACAGTTATCGCGTACCAGATACCTCAGTGGGAACGAGAATCGATACGCCATTGCGGGATATTCCCCAATCTATTCAAGTTGTGCCGCAACAGGTACTGCGAGACCGTCAAGCCAGAAGCATCACAGATGGATTAGAAAACGTCAGTGGTATAACGCCAATTAGTCCTGGTTCTGCTGGAAGCAGAGACAATTTTTCCATTCGAGGTTTTGAAAATTATGGCAACAGTCTTGTAAACGGGATACCTGATGACATACTTAGCGATAGTGGTTTTGTGAATGTAGAACGGCTAGAAGTATTGAAGGGCCCAGCCTCTGTTTTGTACGGAGAAGGTGCTCTTGCTGGAACGATTAACTTTGTGACCAAACAACCACTACGCGATCCGTTTTACGAAATCAGCGCGACGATTGGTAGTTTTAATGATTATCAAGGGACAATCGATCTCACTGGGCCGTTGAATGATTCTAAAACGGCTCTCTATAGATTCATTGCTGGTTATCGGAGTGCTGAAACTTTCGTTGACTTTAACGAATTTACAAAGCTCTCCATTGCTCCGAGTTTGAGCTTGAGCCTGGGTCAAAATACAGACTTGGTGCTAGAGGGCGATGTCAATAGAATGGAAAGAAATAACCAGCAACCTAACGGATTACCAGCCGTAGGTACTGTGCTACCAAATCCGAATGGAGAAGTACGCCGTAGTTTTAATTCAGTAGGACCAGTAGAAGATAAAGTAACCGTCGTTGGCAGAGTTGGCTATCGCTTTGAGCATCGATTCAATGAAAACTTGAGGCTGCGAAATGCCTTCCGTTATAGGTTTTATGACTCTGATGAGCGCGGTGTGACTATCATTCCCACTAGTCTAGCGGCTGATAATCGCACGCTAAATCGAAGGGCTATAATTGGCAGTCAATTTTATGACAACTACTATCTAGATACCAACTTACTGGGCGAGTTCAGCACTGGCTCAATTGGGCATCAACTTCTATTTGGCTTTAGTTTGAGTCGAAATACAAGTGATTTAAGCTTTGAAAATAACATTTTTTCTGTTGCCCCAGTAGACATCTTCGATCCAGTCTATGACAACACCGTTGTCCCTACTGGTATTCCTAACTTTTCTAGCTTTACAACTAGAGATACGCTTGGTATCTACCTCCAAGATCAAATTACTCTTGCTGAAAACTTGAAACTTCTGCTCGGCGGACGGGTGGATTTCTTTGAGGAGCGTACAACGAACCGACTTGTAGGCGAAGAAACGAGCCAATCGGACACCGCATTCAGCCCACGAGTGGGGATTGTTTACCAACCGATCCAGCCCATTTCTTTGTATGCTAGTTTCGCGCGATCGTTTACTCCTACAATCGGTATATCAGCCACCGGAGAAGCATTCCAGCCGGAACGAGGAACGCAGTATGAAATAGGTATCAAAGCCGATATCACCGATCGACTTTTCGCTAACCTTGCCTTTTATGATTTGACGCGCTCGAATGTCACTACTACCGATCCTGATAATCCTAACTTTTCGGTTCAAACTGGAGAACAAAACAGTCAAGGAATTGAGTTAGATATCAATGGCGAAATTTTACCGGGATGGAACATTATTGGCGGTTATGCCTACAACGATGCCAGAGTCACGAAAGATAATACAATTCCAGAGGGCAATCGATTGTTTTCTGCACCCGAACACTCATTCAATTTATGGACAACTTACAGAATCCAAAAAGGTGATTTGCAAGGACTGGGGTTTGGTTTAGGCTTCTATTATGTTGGAGAAAGAGCAGCCGATTTGGCGAATACTCTAGAGCTACCCAGTTACTTCCGCACCGATGCAGCAATTTTCTACGAACGTGAGCAATTCCGTGCTGCCCTAAATTTCCGTAATCTCTTTGATGTAGAGTATTATACTAGTCGATTTGGGTCTGGAACACTTGTTGCTCCAGGTGAACCTTTCACCGTTCAAGGCACTATTTCATGA
- a CDS encoding DUF4351 domain-containing protein yields the protein MTEELQRADNDSPWKEILEAYFPQAMQFFFPQTAVLINWERPYEFLDKEFQQIAREAELGRRYADKLVKVWQLQGEEIWLLIHVEIQATPEDNFAQRMFSYNLRIFDKFAKPAISLAILCDADSKWRPNQYSYNYPDCGLHFRFGTVKLLDYQNRWSELQDSDNPFATVVMAHLKTQQTTKQLLERKVWKFSLIRRLYEQGLQEREIRNLYRFIDWVMILPKQLEAEFWQEFKQFEQELRMSYITTGERIGYERGKEEGKLEGKLEGEQALVLRLLQKRVGDLPQEVQQQIHSLSLEQLEALGEALLDFRTNADLLNWLQTNHTV from the coding sequence ATGACCGAGGAACTCCAAAGAGCCGATAATGATTCGCCGTGGAAAGAAATCCTAGAAGCCTACTTTCCCCAAGCCATGCAGTTTTTCTTTCCCCAAACAGCTGTACTGATTAATTGGGAACGTCCTTACGAGTTTCTCGATAAGGAATTTCAACAAATTGCCCGCGAAGCCGAACTCGGTAGAAGATACGCAGATAAGTTAGTCAAAGTTTGGCAACTTCAAGGAGAGGAGATTTGGCTGTTAATTCATGTCGAAATCCAAGCCACACCAGAAGATAATTTTGCACAAAGGATGTTTTCCTACAACCTGCGAATTTTTGATAAATTTGCCAAACCAGCCATTAGCCTTGCAATTTTGTGCGATGCAGACTCGAAATGGCGACCAAATCAATACAGTTATAATTACCCTGATTGTGGACTGCACTTTCGATTTGGAACAGTCAAACTGCTGGATTATCAAAATCGATGGAGTGAATTACAAGATAGTGATAATCCGTTTGCCACAGTGGTAATGGCGCATCTGAAGACACAGCAAACTACCAAACAGCTCCTAGAACGTAAGGTTTGGAAGTTTAGCTTAATTCGACGATTGTATGAACAAGGATTGCAAGAAAGGGAGATTCGTAATCTCTATCGATTTATTGATTGGGTTATGATTTTACCAAAACAGTTAGAAGCAGAGTTTTGGCAAGAGTTTAAACAATTTGAGCAGGAGCTTCGTATGAGTTACATAACAACAGGTGAGCGCATTGGCTACGAGCGGGGTAAGGAAGAAGGTAAACTCGAAGGCAAACTCGAAGGTGAGCAAGCACTTGTCCTACGGTTACTGCAAAAACGGGTGGGAGATTTACCCCAAGAAGTTCAACAACAGATTCACAGTCTTTCGCTAGAACAGTTGGAAGCTCTGGGTGAGGCTTTATTAGATTTTAGGACGAACGCTGACTTACTCAACTGGCTACAAACAAATCACACAGTTTAG
- a CDS encoding AraC family transcriptional regulator yields MPNTILQPDNTNPFPPVAESSILNAGNYFSENLIDYPHDLGHGYIKNIKLHQGFLLTIRDYQSHEYVTEIFPENPEHPLQFYFQIAGDCVSNFEYASQKAGETALCGCGMSPRMSYTSSSQKKQEIDIHIQPELFKTLFGINNDVIPPLLKHLFRQPDEEYSVRTGTITTQMQVSLQQIWQCPFQGLVKQIYLESKVLELIALRLQQDITGEAIQSHPHKPKRTVIERIYQAKELLESRMENPPSMMEIA; encoded by the coding sequence ATGCCAAACACCATTTTACAGCCAGATAATACAAATCCATTTCCCCCAGTGGCAGAAAGTTCAATTCTCAATGCAGGTAATTATTTTTCAGAAAACCTTATAGACTATCCCCATGATTTAGGTCATGGCTATATTAAAAATATTAAACTACATCAGGGATTTCTTCTCACAATTAGAGATTATCAAAGTCACGAGTATGTAACCGAAATTTTCCCAGAAAACCCAGAGCATCCTTTACAGTTTTATTTTCAGATAGCAGGTGATTGTGTTAGTAATTTTGAATATGCCTCGCAAAAGGCTGGTGAAACGGCTTTATGCGGTTGTGGAATGTCTCCAAGGATGTCATATACTTCTTCATCACAAAAAAAACAAGAAATTGATATTCACATTCAACCAGAATTATTTAAAACATTATTTGGTATTAACAATGACGTGATTCCACCTCTGTTGAAGCATCTATTTCGCCAACCAGATGAGGAATATTCTGTACGTACTGGTACAATTACTACTCAAATGCAGGTGAGTTTACAGCAAATTTGGCAATGTCCCTTTCAAGGTTTGGTTAAACAGATTTATTTAGAATCTAAAGTGCTGGAACTAATCGCCTTACGATTACAACAGGACATAACGGGAGAAGCTATCCAATCTCACCCACACAAACCAAAGCGGACTGTAATTGAGAGAATTTATCAAGCCAAAGAGCTTTTAGAAAGCCGGATGGAAAATCCTCCATCTATGATGGAAATAGCATAA
- a CDS encoding HEAT repeat domain-containing protein, which produces MTQFTNQKFPTKSRLSAIASRIAVGLLFFSSPFVVTSASWAQQASEVPLTNSPDVKISVPLQGNNSQPSISVAPDKVSPAIPVLLQVLQGKQPQAGFDATSAIPVLIQGLQGGNPDVRSQAISAVPGIIKALQADKPQVQPQVQPQVQPQVQVQPQSQPKPRTKVAGNCVVTNPVSIVPGLIQGLSNQDEIVRFFAASALACIGEGATSAVPNLLGSLQDPDKSVRLVAALALDAIGAGFQHTARQLSSEESSPLLSNFGSVLNLVTDPLLKLPQTLLNPQQKTPIQQQVPPQQQTPIQPQGQIPPQQQIQSP; this is translated from the coding sequence ATGACTCAATTTACGAACCAAAAATTCCCGACTAAATCTCGTTTGAGTGCAATTGCTTCTCGAATAGCAGTGGGTTTATTATTCTTTTCATCGCCTTTCGTTGTAACGAGCGCTAGTTGGGCGCAGCAGGCATCGGAAGTACCACTCACAAATTCTCCTGACGTTAAAATATCTGTACCTCTACAGGGTAATAATTCTCAGCCTTCTATTAGTGTTGCTCCTGATAAAGTTTCTCCTGCAATACCAGTTTTACTTCAGGTGTTGCAAGGCAAACAACCGCAGGCGGGCTTTGACGCTACTTCTGCGATACCTGTGTTAATTCAGGGGTTACAGGGCGGTAATCCAGATGTGCGATCGCAAGCTATTTCTGCTGTTCCCGGTATCATTAAAGCGTTGCAGGCTGATAAACCACAAGTTCAGCCACAAGTTCAACCACAAGTTCAGCCACAAGTTCAAGTGCAACCTCAATCACAACCTAAACCAAGGACAAAAGTAGCAGGTAACTGTGTAGTAACAAATCCAGTGTCTATTGTACCTGGGCTAATTCAAGGATTAAGCAATCAAGACGAAATTGTTCGCTTCTTTGCTGCTTCTGCTCTTGCCTGTATCGGAGAAGGAGCCACATCTGCGGTTCCTAACTTATTAGGTAGTTTGCAAGATCCAGATAAGTCTGTGCGTTTAGTTGCTGCCTTGGCTTTGGATGCCATTGGTGCAGGTTTCCAGCATACAGCTAGGCAGTTATCATCTGAGGAATCAAGTCCGTTACTATCTAACTTTGGCTCTGTGTTGAATTTAGTCACCGATCCATTACTAAAGCTTCCACAAACTTTACTTAATCCACAACAAAAAACACCAATTCAACAACAAGTTCCCCCCCAACAACAAACACCAATTCAACCACAAGGACAAATTCCTCCTCAACAACAAATACAAAGCCCTTGA
- a CDS encoding AraC family transcriptional regulator, with amino-acid sequence MAEEKIFSVDFAQENPYTNILPRSPVISSYNAKWNGIRLDFHRQPGSETPEHSPTQHALSISLANRPIKAERVLGGRIQTENIKYGDIVVVPANINHKLCWESEAEFIVISLDAELFDRVSYDTIDLQRYEIIPHFASPDPLIQHIGLALKSELESVNTGSILYIDSLAVTLCLHLLKKYSKFLAAIPTYSEGLSQIRLRKAIEYIDENLDQDLSLVEIADVVQMSMYHFSRLFKQSTGLSPHQYVTNCRIEKAKRLLARTEEAINQISQQVGFQNQSHFTNVFRKHIGITPKAYREQVKI; translated from the coding sequence ATGGCAGAAGAGAAAATATTTAGTGTTGATTTTGCACAAGAAAATCCTTATACAAACATTCTGCCGCGATCGCCTGTGATCTCTAGCTATAATGCCAAATGGAATGGCATACGCCTAGACTTTCATCGACAGCCTGGCAGTGAAACTCCAGAACATAGTCCTACACAGCACGCGCTTAGTATTAGTCTTGCAAATAGACCGATTAAAGCTGAACGAGTGTTGGGTGGACGTATTCAAACTGAGAACATCAAGTATGGTGACATAGTTGTCGTCCCAGCTAATATCAATCATAAATTATGTTGGGAATCAGAAGCAGAATTTATAGTCATCAGCTTAGATGCCGAACTTTTTGATCGTGTTAGTTACGACACTATCGATTTACAACGCTACGAAATTATTCCTCATTTTGCTTCCCCTGATCCTTTGATTCAACATATTGGATTGGCACTCAAGTCGGAACTTGAATCAGTTAATACGGGAAGTATTTTATACATAGACTCTTTAGCTGTAACCTTATGCCTTCATCTGCTTAAAAAGTATTCTAAATTCTTGGCAGCAATTCCCACATATTCTGAAGGACTCTCTCAGATAAGGTTGCGAAAAGCAATTGAATATATTGATGAAAATCTTGATCAAGATTTATCACTCGTAGAAATTGCTGATGTAGTGCAAATGAGTATGTATCATTTTTCGCGACTTTTTAAACAGTCAACAGGGTTGTCACCTCATCAGTACGTCACAAATTGTAGAATTGAGAAGGCAAAAAGATTATTAGCACGAACCGAGGAAGCTATAAATCAAATTAGCCAGCAAGTTGGATTTCAAAATCAGAGCCACTTCACTAACGTTTTTCGCAAGCATATCGGTATAACACCAAAAGCCTACAGAGAACAAGTCAAAATTTAG
- a CDS encoding DCC1-like thiol-disulfide oxidoreductase family protein translates to MQYYVVYDGNCNLCVTLVQLLETLDQGKLFRYIPMQDSQRLQQWEITPQDCELGMILIDANAPEKRWQGSAAAEEIGRLLPLGSIFVDAYRALPGMKWVGDRVYEQIRDNRYTLFGKRSNTYKSVYCEEGGCKV, encoded by the coding sequence ATACAATACTACGTCGTCTACGATGGCAATTGCAATCTCTGCGTTACTTTAGTGCAACTACTAGAAACTTTAGATCAAGGGAAGCTATTTCGCTACATTCCCATGCAAGACTCCCAGAGGCTGCAACAGTGGGAAATTACACCCCAAGATTGTGAGTTAGGTATGATTTTAATCGATGCCAATGCGCCAGAAAAACGCTGGCAAGGTAGTGCAGCTGCTGAAGAAATTGGACGTTTATTACCTTTGGGCAGTATATTTGTGGATGCTTATCGTGCTTTACCCGGTATGAAATGGGTAGGTGATCGCGTCTACGAGCAAATTCGCGACAATCGTTACACTCTGTTTGGCAAGCGTTCCAACACCTATAAATCTGTGTACTGTGAAGAAGGTGGGTGCAAAGTGTGA
- the psbQ gene encoding photosystem II protein PsbQ yields the protein MARQRSFLSLLLVLLATFLISCGSPSVATAPPTYTYAQVQKIQGYLPEIEIVRDRSQELQDLIQKNDWINVGNFIHGPMAEARLHMNYVVPNLLPSDQPKARQVARELFDHLIKIDQAADSGNTLKALSNAKAAFADIDNFLNLLPENSTQAKAS from the coding sequence ATGGCGCGTCAACGCTCTTTTTTATCATTACTCCTTGTTCTTTTAGCAACATTTCTGATTAGTTGTGGTAGTCCTTCCGTCGCCACAGCACCTCCAACTTATACCTACGCACAGGTTCAAAAAATTCAGGGATACTTACCTGAAATAGAGATTGTGCGCGATCGCTCACAGGAATTACAAGATTTGATCCAAAAAAATGATTGGATTAATGTTGGTAATTTTATACACGGCCCTATGGCAGAAGCAAGGTTGCATATGAACTACGTAGTTCCCAACCTCCTGCCTAGTGATCAACCCAAAGCACGTCAAGTGGCGCGGGAATTGTTTGACCATTTAATTAAAATCGATCAAGCTGCTGACTCTGGCAATACTCTTAAAGCCTTGAGTAATGCCAAAGCTGCATTTGCAGATATTGACAATTTCCTCAACTTACTTCCTGAAAATAGTACTCAAGCAAAGGCTAGTTAG
- a CDS encoding FAD-dependent oxidoreductase gives MNVVIIGCGVVGAAIAYELSQLKNLKITVLDKQLPAQASTGAALGVLMGVISRKTKGKAWQLRQTSMQRYETLIPELEEITNRKIPFNRQGILMLLPESLETSNTEAQENDELKSWEKLVNIRHSQGYELEIWDMMKLKKFCPQIEDKQLIGAIYSPQDRQLDPTALTLALVEAASQNGVTFKFGVKVLGMSSFPYPLSLNGRAKDTTANFCHQLETTEGTIASDWFILAAGLGSSPLSAQLNQLVTIRPVLGQAWHLRLEHPLGDPQFQPVITGNDVHIVPIGGGDYWVGATVEFAKEGGEKILADKELLKSLKQQAIAFCPELAKATTIRTWHGLRPRPEGRTAPIIGKLPGFSNILLATGHYRNGVLLAPATAYAIREMIVS, from the coding sequence ATGAACGTAGTCATTATCGGTTGTGGTGTTGTTGGTGCAGCAATCGCTTATGAACTCAGCCAACTCAAAAACTTAAAAATCACTGTCCTAGATAAACAACTACCTGCACAAGCTTCTACAGGAGCAGCTTTAGGTGTCTTAATGGGTGTGATTAGCCGCAAAACTAAGGGCAAAGCTTGGCAGCTGCGCCAAACTAGTATGCAGCGCTATGAAACCTTAATTCCAGAATTAGAGGAAATAACTAATCGTAAAATTCCCTTTAATCGGCAGGGAATTCTCATGCTGTTGCCTGAGAGTTTAGAAACTTCCAATACAGAAGCTCAAGAAAATGATGAACTCAAGAGTTGGGAAAAGCTGGTAAACATTCGCCACTCTCAAGGTTATGAGTTGGAAATTTGGGACATGATGAAACTAAAAAAATTCTGTCCCCAGATAGAAGATAAACAATTAATAGGTGCTATTTATTCTCCTCAAGATCGTCAACTCGATCCGACAGCACTAACGTTGGCTTTGGTTGAGGCAGCAAGTCAGAATGGTGTCACTTTTAAATTTGGAGTAAAAGTTTTAGGGATGTCTTCATTTCCCTATCCCCTCTCCTTAAACGGAAGGGCGAAAGATACTACTGCCAATTTTTGCCACCAACTGGAAACAACAGAAGGCACAATCGCAAGTGATTGGTTTATTCTCGCAGCAGGGCTGGGTTCGTCACCACTCTCAGCACAATTGAACCAGTTGGTTACGATTCGTCCTGTACTAGGGCAAGCATGGCATCTGCGATTAGAGCATCCTTTAGGCGATCCACAATTTCAGCCGGTGATTACTGGTAATGATGTCCATATTGTTCCTATTGGTGGTGGAGACTATTGGGTGGGTGCAACAGTTGAGTTTGCTAAAGAAGGTGGTGAAAAGATACTGGCGGATAAAGAACTTTTGAAGTCTTTAAAACAGCAAGCGATCGCTTTTTGCCCAGAGTTAGCAAAAGCCACTACCATTCGTACTTGGCATGGGTTACGCCCTCGCCCCGAAGGACGTACAGCACCAATTATTGGTAAACTGCCGGGGTTTAGCAATATTCTCCTTGCGACTGGACACTATCGCAATGGGGTTTTACTTGCACCCGCTACAGCTTACGCAATTCGTGAGATGATTGTTTCTTAA
- a CDS encoding alpha/beta fold hydrolase codes for MSLSEHKITVNSLEWFYRIAEPLGRTDLLPVVFLHGLVSQSYSWRKIMPALAQQGTRAIAPDWIGFGFSSKPEKRDFAYTPEAFITALEGFVKALELERFSLVVQGFLGSVGLQYALRHPEQIANIAILNTPISTTAKLPWKIQQMGLPLAGEMMTQDPLLVDRTLEGGSRYVISDADLDVYRKPYLKSSSAGRALLASIRNLQLLKAMEEIESGFQQWQKPLLIQWGKNDPWLSLDMAEKFATTVPDGELIKLNDVGHYPQEHHHETILLDLLPFVRCAESR; via the coding sequence ATGTCACTATCAGAACATAAGATAACAGTAAATTCCCTAGAGTGGTTTTATCGAATAGCCGAACCACTCGGTAGAACAGACTTGCTACCCGTCGTTTTTTTACATGGTTTAGTGTCGCAAAGTTACAGCTGGCGTAAAATCATGCCTGCTTTAGCACAGCAAGGCACAAGAGCGATCGCACCAGATTGGATTGGTTTTGGCTTTTCCTCCAAACCAGAAAAAAGAGATTTTGCTTACACTCCAGAGGCTTTTATTACTGCTTTAGAAGGATTTGTTAAAGCCTTAGAATTAGAACGTTTTTCACTAGTTGTCCAAGGATTTTTAGGTTCTGTAGGACTACAATACGCCTTACGTCATCCAGAACAAATTGCTAATATCGCTATTCTCAACACACCAATTTCTACGACTGCAAAGTTACCTTGGAAAATTCAACAAATGGGTTTACCTTTAGCAGGTGAAATGATGACTCAAGATCCCCTGTTGGTAGATAGAACTTTAGAAGGTGGTAGTCGTTATGTTATTTCTGATGCCGATTTGGATGTTTATCGTAAACCTTATTTGAAAAGTTCATCTGCCGGACGCGCTTTGCTGGCAAGCATTCGCAATTTACAATTGTTAAAAGCAATGGAAGAAATAGAATCTGGTTTTCAACAGTGGCAAAAGCCTCTTCTGATTCAATGGGGAAAAAACGATCCTTGGCTGAGTTTAGATATGGCAGAAAAATTTGCCACTACTGTACCAGATGGAGAATTAATTAAACTTAATGACGTTGGACATTATCCTCAAGAACATCATCACGAGACTATTTTGTTAGACTTGTTGCCTTTTGTGCGTTGTGCGGAGTCTCGTTAA
- a CDS encoding CopG family transcriptional regulator yields the protein MIKVTITLEEGVLQFIDRQAQGNRSGYINALLAEHRRRILEEQMIQALKEDAQDPEYQAEIAAWDGVVGDGINAEG from the coding sequence GTGATTAAAGTAACCATTACTTTAGAAGAAGGCGTTCTCCAGTTTATAGATCGGCAGGCGCAAGGTAACCGTAGTGGGTATATTAATGCACTCCTAGCAGAACATCGCCGTCGGATTTTAGAAGAACAAATGATACAAGCACTCAAGGAAGACGCCCAAGATCCTGAATATCAAGCAGAAATAGCTGCTTGGGATGGTGTAGTTGGGGATGGAATTAATGCCGAGGGGTAA
- the hemJ gene encoding protoporphyrinogen oxidase HemJ — protein sequence MAYSWFKAFHIIGVVVWFAGLFYLVRLFIYHIEANQEPEPAKTILKNQYQIMEKRLYNIITTPGMLVTVACAIGLLVAVPDYLKQGWLHFKLGFVALLLVYHHYCARLMKQLAEDRCKWTSKQMRAMNEAPTVLLVVIVMLAVFKNNLPTDLTVWVIFGLIIFMAVTIQLYARKRRLDKEKQLAQITQVPQEQV from the coding sequence ATGGCTTATTCCTGGTTTAAAGCATTTCATATCATCGGCGTTGTTGTTTGGTTTGCCGGATTATTTTATCTAGTACGTCTTTTTATCTATCACATAGAAGCTAATCAAGAACCTGAACCAGCCAAGACGATACTCAAGAATCAGTATCAAATCATGGAAAAACGCCTCTACAACATCATCACCACTCCGGGAATGTTAGTGACAGTGGCGTGCGCTATTGGCTTGCTGGTAGCTGTACCAGACTATTTAAAGCAGGGTTGGTTACACTTCAAACTCGGATTTGTAGCGCTTTTACTTGTTTATCATCATTACTGCGCTCGTTTAATGAAACAGTTGGCAGAAGATAGATGTAAATGGACTAGCAAACAAATGCGTGCCATGAATGAAGCTCCTACTGTGCTGCTAGTAGTAATAGTCATGCTAGCGGTGTTCAAGAATAATTTGCCTACAGATCTAACAGTCTGGGTAATTTTTGGCTTGATTATTTTTATGGCTGTGACTATTCAACTGTATGCCAGAAAGCGCAGACTTGATAAAGAGAAGCAACTGGCACAAATCACACAAGTTCCTCAAGAACAAGTCTAG